A window of Streptomyces sp. SAI-127 contains these coding sequences:
- a CDS encoding GntR family transcriptional regulator: MGARHEEIADELRRAIDREEYTVGSLLPAETELAAHYGVSRGTVRQAVAALTTEGLIGSRQGARRVVLASRRSQSFAELRSFAEWARAMGRAATGRVVAQEYRPATKEDSVRLQLAMGTPVLHVLRVRGLDGEPVLLERTVYADWISPTVESIEPECPSVTQRLYDDTGLVFAYGEHVIDAVAAGAQDAELLEVRRTSPLLRVRRVTTTREGRPVEWSDDRYRSDAVSFSVHNSIGNNALARKTAE; the protein is encoded by the coding sequence ATGGGGGCGCGTCACGAGGAGATCGCCGACGAACTGCGTCGGGCGATCGACCGCGAGGAGTACACCGTCGGCAGTCTGCTGCCCGCCGAGACGGAGCTCGCGGCGCACTACGGCGTCTCGCGCGGGACGGTCCGCCAGGCGGTCGCGGCGCTGACCACCGAGGGCCTGATCGGCTCCCGGCAGGGTGCCCGCCGCGTGGTCCTGGCCAGCCGCCGCAGCCAGAGCTTCGCGGAACTCAGGAGTTTCGCCGAATGGGCCCGGGCGATGGGCCGTGCGGCGACCGGCCGGGTGGTGGCACAGGAGTACCGTCCGGCCACGAAGGAGGACTCGGTGCGCCTCCAACTGGCCATGGGCACACCGGTGTTGCATGTCCTGCGGGTGCGCGGACTCGATGGCGAACCGGTGTTGCTGGAGCGGACGGTGTACGCCGACTGGATCTCCCCGACCGTCGAGTCCATCGAGCCCGAGTGCCCCTCCGTCACCCAACGCCTGTACGACGACACGGGTCTGGTCTTCGCCTACGGGGAACACGTCATCGACGCGGTGGCGGCGGGAGCGCAGGACGCGGAGCTGCTGGAAGTCCGCCGCACGAGCCCGCTCCTGAGGGTCCGGCGGGTGACCACCACCCGTGAAGGACGCCCGGTCGAGTGGTCGGACGACCGCTACCGTTCGGACGCGGTGAGCTTCAGCGTGCACAACTCGATCGGCAACAACGCGCTGGCGCGGAAGACCGCGGAGTAG
- a CDS encoding Lrp/AsnC family transcriptional regulator has product MLNELDERIVHALAEDARRSYADIGQIVGLSAPAVKRRVDRLRATGAITGFTVRVDPAALGWETEGFVEVYCRRNTSPETIQRGLERYQEVVAASTVTGEADAVVQVFASDMRHFERVLERIAGEPFVERTKSVLVLSPLLRRFSSGSPT; this is encoded by the coding sequence GTGCTGAACGAACTCGACGAACGCATCGTGCACGCCCTCGCCGAGGACGCCCGCCGCTCCTACGCGGACATCGGGCAGATCGTCGGCCTGTCCGCGCCCGCCGTGAAGCGCCGCGTGGACCGGCTGCGCGCCACCGGGGCCATCACCGGATTCACCGTACGGGTGGACCCGGCGGCCCTCGGCTGGGAGACCGAGGGGTTCGTCGAGGTCTACTGCCGGCGCAACACCTCCCCGGAGACCATCCAGCGCGGTCTGGAGCGCTACCAGGAGGTGGTGGCCGCCTCCACCGTCACCGGAGAGGCCGACGCGGTCGTCCAGGTCTTCGCATCCGACATGCGGCACTTCGAACGGGTCCTGGAGCGGATCGCGGGGGAGCCGTTCGTGGAGCGCACCAAGTCGGTCCTGGTCCTCTCCCCGTTGCTGCGCCGCTTCTCCTCGGGCTCGCCTACCTGA
- the rpe gene encoding ribulose-phosphate 3-epimerase: MAAQINPSILSADFARLADEAKAVEGADWLHVDVMDNHFVPNLTLGVPVVESLARATDTPLDCHLMIEAPDRWAPQYVEAGASSVTFHVEAAAAPVRLAREIRAKGARASMALKPATPIEPYEDLLPELDMLLIMTVEPGFGGQAFLDIMLPKIRRTRELISKHGLELWLQVDGGVSASTIERCADAGADVFVAGSAVYGASDPAEAVRVLRNQAEGATAKASWACDH, encoded by the coding sequence ATGGCCGCGCAGATCAATCCCAGCATCCTGTCCGCCGACTTCGCCCGCCTTGCGGACGAGGCGAAGGCGGTCGAGGGAGCCGACTGGCTCCACGTCGACGTCATGGACAACCATTTCGTCCCGAACCTCACGCTCGGTGTGCCGGTCGTAGAGTCTCTGGCCCGTGCGACGGACACCCCGCTGGACTGCCATCTGATGATCGAGGCCCCCGATCGCTGGGCGCCCCAGTACGTAGAGGCGGGGGCTTCCTCCGTCACCTTCCATGTGGAGGCGGCCGCCGCTCCGGTCAGGCTCGCCCGGGAGATCCGGGCCAAGGGTGCCCGCGCCTCCATGGCGCTGAAGCCCGCGACGCCCATCGAGCCGTACGAGGACCTGCTCCCCGAGCTCGACATGCTGCTGATCATGACGGTCGAACCCGGTTTCGGGGGACAGGCCTTCCTCGACATCATGCTCCCCAAGATTCGCCGCACCCGCGAGTTGATCAGCAAGCACGGGCTTGAGCTGTGGCTCCAGGTCGACGGTGGCGTCTCGGCGTCCACGATCGAGCGCTGCGCGGACGCGGGCGCCGATGTCTTCGTCGCCGGGTCCGCGGTGTACGGGGCGTCCGACCCGGCCGAGGCGGTACGTGTATTGCGCAATCAGGCCGAGGGGGCGACCGCTAAGGCTTCGTGGGCGTGCGACCACTGA
- a CDS encoding ribonuclease domain-containing protein has protein sequence MLLRFVSRMLLCVLVLTGCSATENDSPRGGGPATVQESKLPAEARQTLELIDRGGPFPYAKDGSVFGNFERLLPAHQRGYYHEYTVPTPGSRDRGARRIVTGQGGEIYYTDDHYDSFRAVLR, from the coding sequence ATGCTGCTGCGGTTCGTCTCCCGAATGCTTCTGTGCGTACTGGTCCTGACGGGGTGTTCGGCCACCGAGAATGATTCCCCGCGGGGCGGCGGCCCGGCCACCGTCCAGGAGTCGAAGCTCCCGGCCGAGGCCCGGCAGACCCTCGAACTCATCGACAGGGGCGGCCCGTTCCCGTACGCCAAGGACGGCTCCGTCTTCGGGAACTTCGAGCGGCTGCTGCCCGCGCACCAGCGCGGTTACTACCACGAATACACCGTCCCGACGCCGGGCTCGCGCGATCGTGGGGCCCGGCGCATCGTCACCGGGCAGGGTGGGGAGATCTACTACACCGATGATCACTACGACTCGTTCAGGGCGGTACTGAGATGA
- a CDS encoding sugar-binding domain-containing protein has protein sequence MNSSEEIAVSGMSAGRSAMRMGPAELVQAAAMARRFYLEGKSKIQIAEEFGVSRFKVARVLETALERDLVRIEIRVPAELDAERSDALRARYGLRHAVVVESPAEAQDSPDPENLGEVAADLLGELVDEGDILGLAWGRSTIHMAAALDRLPPCTVVQLTGVYDAGTAERGSVEAVRRAAQVSGGDAHPIYAPMLLPDAATAAALRNQTGIARAFEYFDKVTVACVSIGSWEPGISTVHDMLSDEERGHYASLGVAAEMSAHLFDSEGRRVGRDLGERCITVKADQLRRIPEVVAIAGGQRKAAAIDAVLRSGLVTSLVTDTSAADYLMTAGTTPKPALNRSDPDGP, from the coding sequence GTGAACAGCAGTGAGGAGATCGCCGTGTCGGGTATGTCGGCTGGCCGGTCAGCCATGCGGATGGGACCCGCTGAGCTGGTGCAGGCGGCGGCCATGGCCCGCCGCTTCTACCTCGAGGGCAAGTCCAAGATCCAGATCGCGGAGGAGTTCGGCGTCAGCCGCTTCAAGGTGGCCCGGGTCCTGGAGACCGCCCTCGAACGGGATCTCGTACGCATCGAGATCCGCGTGCCGGCCGAGCTGGACGCCGAGCGCTCCGACGCGCTCCGCGCCCGCTACGGCCTCAGGCACGCCGTCGTGGTGGAGTCCCCGGCCGAGGCCCAGGACTCGCCGGACCCCGAGAACCTGGGAGAAGTGGCCGCCGACCTGCTCGGCGAACTGGTCGACGAGGGCGACATCCTGGGCCTGGCCTGGGGTCGTTCCACCATCCACATGGCGGCCGCCCTCGACCGGCTGCCACCGTGCACGGTGGTGCAGTTGACGGGTGTGTACGACGCCGGGACCGCCGAGCGCGGTTCGGTGGAGGCGGTGCGGCGGGCCGCCCAGGTGTCCGGCGGGGACGCCCACCCCATCTACGCGCCGATGCTGCTGCCGGACGCGGCCACCGCGGCCGCGTTGCGCAACCAGACCGGCATCGCCCGGGCCTTCGAGTACTTCGACAAGGTCACGGTCGCCTGTGTCTCCATCGGCTCCTGGGAGCCGGGCATCTCGACGGTGCACGACATGCTCAGCGACGAGGAGCGCGGCCACTACGCCTCGCTCGGGGTCGCCGCCGAGATGTCCGCGCACCTCTTCGACTCCGAAGGGCGCCGGGTCGGGCGTGACCTGGGCGAGCGGTGCATCACCGTCAAGGCCGACCAGCTCCGCCGTATCCCCGAGGTCGTCGCGATCGCCGGGGGACAGCGCAAGGCGGCCGCGATCGACGCGGTGCTGCGGTCGGGACTCGTCACCAGCCTGGTGACGGACACCTCCGCCGCGGACTACCTGATGACGGCGGGGACGACGCCTAAGCCGGCGCTCAACAGGTCGGATCCGGACGGACCCTGA
- a CDS encoding amino acid permease has product MLDQGAPTHHRTQEAPTPGLGARVMRRKPVERLVAEGGQGEGGALRRSLGLWQLTMISIGATLGTGIFVVLGEAVPKAGPAVTLSFVIAGLTALFSALSYAELAGTIPVAGSSYSYAYATMGELVAWICGWCLVLEYGVSVAAVAVGWGEYLNELLDGTIGVTIPDALSAPPGDGGVFNLPALIVVLVAMAFLLGGARESARANTVMVVVKIAALALFCAIGIQGFRSGNYEHFMPLGMAGVSAAGATLFFSYIGFDAASTAGEEAKNAQRDLPRAIMLSLVIVTALYVLVAAVAVGAKPWQHFNDSEAALAQIMREVTGQSFWGTLLAFCAVIAIASVVLTVLYGQTRILFAMSRDGLVPKVFGRVHPKTGAPRANTVIVSLFCGVLAAAIPLGQLADATSIGTLFAFALVNIAVVVLRRTRPDMPRTFRVPLSPVFPALGFGFCVWMMGSLSTVTWVVFGVWMAAGLVFYFGYGHRRSRLATPEG; this is encoded by the coding sequence GTGCTCGACCAAGGTGCACCCACGCACCACCGCACCCAAGAAGCCCCCACCCCGGGGCTCGGCGCGCGCGTCATGCGGCGCAAACCCGTGGAACGCCTGGTCGCGGAGGGCGGCCAGGGCGAGGGAGGGGCCCTCAGGCGCTCCCTCGGACTCTGGCAGCTGACGATGATCAGCATCGGCGCCACCCTGGGCACCGGCATTTTCGTCGTGCTGGGCGAGGCCGTGCCGAAGGCAGGTCCCGCCGTCACGCTCTCCTTCGTGATCGCCGGCCTCACCGCCCTCTTCTCGGCCCTCTCCTATGCCGAACTCGCGGGCACCATCCCGGTCGCCGGGTCCTCGTACTCGTACGCGTACGCAACCATGGGCGAACTGGTCGCCTGGATCTGCGGCTGGTGCCTGGTCCTGGAGTACGGCGTCTCGGTCGCCGCCGTGGCCGTCGGCTGGGGCGAATACCTGAACGAGCTCCTCGACGGGACCATCGGCGTCACCATCCCGGACGCGCTGTCCGCCCCGCCCGGCGACGGCGGTGTCTTCAACCTCCCCGCGCTGATCGTCGTCCTCGTCGCCATGGCCTTCCTGCTCGGCGGGGCCCGCGAGTCGGCCCGTGCCAACACCGTGATGGTCGTCGTGAAGATCGCCGCGCTGGCGCTGTTCTGCGCGATCGGAATCCAGGGCTTCCGCTCCGGCAACTACGAGCACTTCATGCCGCTCGGGATGGCCGGGGTCAGTGCGGCAGGTGCCACGCTCTTCTTCTCGTACATCGGCTTCGACGCCGCCTCCACGGCCGGTGAGGAGGCGAAGAACGCCCAGCGCGACCTGCCCCGCGCGATCATGCTGTCGCTGGTCATCGTGACCGCGCTGTACGTGCTGGTCGCCGCCGTCGCGGTCGGCGCGAAGCCCTGGCAGCACTTCAACGACTCCGAGGCCGCCCTCGCCCAGATCATGCGGGAGGTCACCGGGCAGAGCTTCTGGGGCACCCTGCTGGCGTTCTGCGCGGTCATCGCCATCGCGAGCGTCGTCCTGACCGTGCTCTACGGCCAGACCCGCATCCTCTTCGCGATGTCCAGGGACGGACTCGTACCGAAGGTGTTCGGCCGGGTCCACCCGAAGACCGGCGCGCCCCGGGCGAACACGGTGATCGTGTCCCTGTTCTGCGGGGTGCTGGCGGCGGCCATCCCGCTCGGCCAGCTCGCGGACGCCACCAGTATCGGCACGCTCTTCGCCTTCGCCCTGGTCAACATCGCCGTCGTGGTGCTGCGCCGGACCCGGCCCGACATGCCCCGCACCTTCCGCGTCCCGCTCTCGCCGGTCTTCCCGGCCCTCGGCTTCGGCTTCTGCGTCTGGATGATGGGCAGCCTGTCCACCGTCACCTGGGTGGTCTTCGGGGTCTGGATGGCCGCCGGGCTCGTGTTCTACTTCGGATACGGCCACCGCCGTTCCCGACTCGCAACACCCGAAGGCTGA
- a CDS encoding GuaB1 family IMP dehydrogenase-related protein yields MRFLNDIQPPYDLTYDDVFMVPSRSAVGSRQGVDLSSPDGTGTTIPLVVANMTAIAGRRMAETMARRGGLVVIPQDIPIEVVTEVVSWVKSRHHVLDTPIVLAPHQTVADALALLPKRAHNAGVVVDQDGRPVGVVTDQDLTGVDRFTQLEVVMSRDLLLLDADIDPREAFNRLDAANRRYAPAVDQGGRLAGILTRKGALRATLYTPAVDANGKLRIAAAVGINGDAPAKAKQLLDAGVDTLVIDTAHGHQESMINTIRLVRGLDPQVPIVAGNIVAAEGVRDLVEAGADIIKVGVGPGAMCTTRMMTGVGRPQFSAVMECAAEAKKYGKHVWADGGVRHPRDVAMALAAGASNVMIGSWFAGTYESPGDLQQDANGRLYKESFGMASARAVANRTSEESAYDRARKALFEEGISTSRMFLDPSRPGVEDLIDSIIAGVRSSCTYAGAGSLEEFAEKAVVGIQSAAGYAEGKPLHASWS; encoded by the coding sequence GTGCGTTTCCTCAACGACATCCAGCCCCCGTACGACCTGACGTACGACGACGTCTTCATGGTCCCGAGCCGCAGCGCCGTCGGCTCGCGGCAGGGGGTGGATCTCAGCTCCCCGGACGGCACGGGCACCACGATCCCGCTGGTCGTCGCCAACATGACCGCCATCGCCGGGCGTCGCATGGCGGAGACCATGGCCCGCCGCGGTGGCCTCGTGGTCATCCCGCAGGACATCCCGATCGAGGTCGTCACCGAGGTCGTCTCCTGGGTGAAGAGCCGCCACCACGTCCTGGACACCCCGATCGTGCTGGCCCCGCACCAGACCGTCGCCGACGCGCTGGCCCTGCTGCCCAAGCGCGCGCACAACGCCGGTGTGGTCGTCGACCAGGACGGCCGGCCCGTCGGTGTCGTCACCGACCAGGACCTGACCGGGGTCGACCGTTTCACGCAGCTCGAGGTCGTCATGTCCCGGGATCTGCTGCTCCTGGACGCCGACATCGACCCGCGTGAGGCCTTCAACCGCCTCGACGCGGCCAACCGCCGCTACGCCCCCGCCGTCGACCAGGGCGGCCGCCTCGCCGGCATCCTCACCCGCAAGGGCGCCCTGCGGGCCACGCTGTACACCCCTGCCGTGGACGCGAACGGCAAGCTGCGCATCGCCGCCGCCGTCGGCATCAACGGCGACGCACCGGCCAAGGCCAAGCAGCTGCTGGACGCGGGCGTCGACACCCTCGTCATCGACACGGCGCACGGCCACCAGGAGTCGATGATCAACACGATCAGGCTGGTGCGCGGTCTCGACCCGCAGGTCCCGATCGTCGCGGGCAACATCGTGGCCGCGGAGGGTGTGCGCGACCTCGTCGAGGCGGGCGCGGACATCATCAAGGTGGGTGTGGGCCCCGGCGCCATGTGCACCACCCGCATGATGACCGGCGTGGGCCGGCCGCAGTTCTCCGCGGTCATGGAGTGCGCCGCCGAGGCGAAGAAGTACGGCAAGCACGTGTGGGCCGACGGCGGGGTCCGCCACCCGCGCGACGTCGCCATGGCCCTGGCCGCCGGTGCGTCCAACGTGATGATCGGGTCCTGGTTCGCCGGCACCTACGAGTCCCCGGGCGACCTCCAGCAGGACGCGAACGGCCGCCTCTACAAGGAGTCGTTCGGCATGGCGTCCGCGCGTGCCGTGGCCAACCGCACGTCGGAGGAGTCGGCCTACGACCGCGCCCGCAAGGCGCTGTTCGAGGAGGGCATCTCCACCTCCCGGATGTTCCTCGACCCGTCCCGCCCGGGTGTCGAGGACCTGATCGACTCGATCATCGCGGGCGTCCGCTCCTCCTGCACCTACGCCGGTGCGGGCTCCCTCGAGGAGTTCGCCGAGAAGGCGGTCGTCGGTATCCAGAGCGCGGCCGGCTACGCCGAGGGCAAGCCGCTGCACGCCAGCTGGAGCTGA
- a CDS encoding GNAT family N-acetyltransferase, with product MGSPGGHVLPRRAAQLARDRRRRADAVAAPEVTLDCPEIGGLAVRPEELRSRGIGTELVRAAEELARTRGLTTVGIGVGQDNPRAAGLYARLGYRPVTDYLDRWSYQDHGGTTRECVDACTFLVRDLSSGHLDVKPA from the coding sequence GTGGGGTCGCCCGGAGGCCACGTCCTTCCACGCCGGGCGGCCCAGCTCGCGCGCGATCGCCGACGCCGTGCGGATGCCGTCGCCGCCCCCGAGGTCACCCTGGACTGCCCCGAGATCGGCGGTCTCGCGGTCCGGCCCGAGGAGCTGCGCTCACGGGGGATCGGCACCGAGCTGGTCCGGGCCGCCGAGGAACTGGCCCGGACGCGGGGTCTGACGACCGTGGGCATCGGGGTCGGGCAGGACAACCCGCGCGCGGCGGGCCTGTACGCGCGGCTCGGCTACCGGCCGGTGACCGACTACCTGGACCGCTGGTCGTACCAGGACCACGGCGGCACGACCCGTGAGTGTGTGGACGCCTGCACGTTTCTCGTCCGAGACCTTTCGTCAGGCCACCTTGACGTCAAGCCTGCCTGA
- a CDS encoding barstar family protein, whose amino-acid sequence MTARVVTLDLDGVADKAGLMDRCVRDLRLPDWFGRNWDALADVLSDPGLWSEDGSDDAAEEEIVVVVRNWDRYAGARPDEWATAREVFSQASALTVALALGGSS is encoded by the coding sequence ATGACGGCACGCGTGGTCACGCTGGACCTCGACGGGGTCGCGGACAAGGCGGGCCTGATGGACCGCTGCGTCCGGGACCTGCGGCTGCCGGACTGGTTCGGTCGCAACTGGGACGCGCTGGCCGACGTCCTCTCCGACCCGGGCCTGTGGTCCGAGGACGGCTCCGACGACGCTGCCGAAGAGGAGATCGTCGTCGTCGTACGGAACTGGGACCGGTACGCCGGGGCGCGGCCGGACGAGTGGGCGACCGCGCGCGAGGTGTTCTCGCAGGCGTCCGCGCTCACCGTGGCACTCGCCCTTGGAGGTTCGTCCTAA